In Mycobacterium gallinarum, a single window of DNA contains:
- a CDS encoding DUF3159 domain-containing protein, with translation MSDPGTEPGKRSSKAHAVLEQMGGVSGLIYSSLPVLAFVPVSQFFGLTAAVYSALGIAAVILVWRLVRRESTQPAISGFIGVGVCAGIAYFMGESKGYFLLGIWSSLIWASVFALSVLIRRPVVGYVWGWVNDHDRDWRSVRKAVRAFDVATVVWVFVFASRFVVQHHLYDADQTGLLGVARISMGWPLTAVAALVTYLAIRAAQRAIHAEASEAEVVPDSTQRENPGVTQPDAHSA, from the coding sequence GTGAGTGACCCCGGAACCGAACCGGGGAAGCGTTCCAGCAAGGCACACGCCGTCCTCGAGCAAATGGGCGGCGTCAGCGGACTGATCTACTCCTCCCTGCCGGTCTTGGCATTCGTTCCGGTATCGCAGTTCTTCGGGCTCACCGCGGCTGTCTACTCGGCCCTTGGCATCGCCGCCGTCATCCTGGTGTGGCGGCTGGTGCGGCGCGAGTCGACCCAGCCGGCGATCTCCGGCTTCATCGGCGTTGGCGTCTGCGCCGGAATCGCCTACTTCATGGGTGAGTCCAAAGGCTATTTCCTGCTTGGTATTTGGTCATCGTTGATCTGGGCGTCCGTCTTCGCCCTGTCGGTGCTGATCCGCCGTCCCGTCGTCGGCTACGTCTGGGGCTGGGTCAACGACCACGACCGCGACTGGCGCAGCGTGCGCAAGGCGGTGCGCGCGTTCGACGTCGCGACGGTGGTGTGGGTCTTCGTCTTCGCATCCCGCTTCGTCGTGCAGCACCACCTCTACGACGCCGATCAGACAGGCCTGCTGGGCGTCGCCCGCATCTCGATGGGCTGGCCGCTGACGGCGGTGGCGGCGCTGGTGACCTATCTGGCGATTCGGGCGGCACAACGCGCGATCCACGCCGAAGCCTCAGAGGCCGAAGTCGTTCCGGATAGCACGCAGCGCGAGAATCCGGGCGTGACGCAGCCGGATGCCCACTCAGCCTGA
- a CDS encoding alpha/beta hydrolase: MSVILRGVTTILLPGTGSDDDFVYRAFSDALHGEGAVVVTPKPQPQRLIDGYREAFDNAARTAPIAVGGVSIGAAVAAAWALAHPGRAVAVLAALPAWTGAPDTAPAAIAARHSASVLRRDGLASATAQMRAGSPQWLADELTRSWVGQWPGLPDAMDAAAAYVAPTCSELEKLAVPMGIAAATDDPVHPVEVGVEWMTAAPRASLHTITLDELGADPAVLGAACVSALLEA; the protein is encoded by the coding sequence ATGAGCGTCATTCTCCGCGGCGTCACGACGATTCTGCTGCCCGGCACCGGATCCGATGACGACTTCGTCTACCGGGCGTTCTCGGATGCCCTGCACGGCGAGGGCGCAGTCGTGGTCACCCCCAAGCCGCAACCGCAGCGATTGATCGACGGGTACCGCGAGGCGTTCGACAACGCGGCGCGCACGGCCCCGATCGCCGTCGGCGGAGTGTCCATCGGCGCCGCGGTCGCCGCAGCCTGGGCACTTGCTCATCCCGGCCGCGCGGTAGCGGTCCTCGCCGCCCTGCCGGCCTGGACGGGCGCCCCCGACACAGCGCCGGCAGCGATAGCTGCACGCCATTCCGCGAGTGTGCTGCGACGCGACGGGTTGGCCTCGGCCACCGCTCAGATGCGCGCGGGCAGCCCGCAGTGGCTGGCCGACGAGTTGACCCGCTCGTGGGTCGGCCAGTGGCCCGGACTGCCCGATGCGATGGACGCCGCGGCGGCCTACGTCGCGCCGACGTGCAGCGAGTTGGAGAAGCTGGCGGTCCCCATGGGGATTGCCGCGGCGACGGACGATCCAGTGCACCCCGTCGAGGTGGGCGTCGAGTGGATGACGGCGGCTCCGCGCGCTTCGTTGCACACGATCACGCTCGACGAGTTGGGCGCCGACCCCGCGGTGCTGGGCGCGGCCTGCGTGTCCGCGCTGCTGGAGGCGTGA
- the cei gene encoding envelope integrity protein Cei, with protein MVAQITEGTAFDKHGRPFRRRNYLPGILALVALSVVTLTIWVIALNQPVAVEETAACNPPPPPADANNPPPALGQQLTRSEMVDVTPAKLADTKIRVLNASGQGGQAAEVAGALRDQGFAEPTAANDAVYASARLTCQGQIRFGPSGRAAAAAVWLVAPCTELFEDERTDDTVDLAIGTEFTELSHSDDIDAVLASLRPDATQTADAALLEKIHSSTC; from the coding sequence GTGGTCGCGCAAATCACCGAGGGTACGGCATTCGACAAGCATGGCCGCCCATTCCGGCGGCGCAATTACCTGCCGGGCATTCTGGCGCTCGTCGCCCTGTCCGTCGTGACGCTGACGATCTGGGTCATCGCCCTGAACCAGCCGGTCGCGGTGGAGGAGACCGCCGCGTGCAATCCCCCGCCGCCGCCGGCCGACGCGAACAACCCACCGCCGGCGCTCGGCCAGCAGTTGACCCGTAGCGAGATGGTCGACGTCACCCCGGCCAAGCTCGCCGACACCAAGATCAGGGTGCTCAACGCGAGCGGGCAGGGCGGCCAGGCCGCCGAGGTGGCCGGCGCACTTCGCGATCAGGGCTTCGCCGAGCCGACGGCGGCCAACGACGCCGTGTATGCGAGCGCCCGACTGACATGCCAGGGCCAGATTCGGTTCGGACCCTCGGGCCGGGCGGCCGCGGCCGCCGTGTGGCTCGTCGCGCCGTGCACCGAACTGTTCGAAGACGAGCGCACCGATGACACCGTCGACCTGGCGATCGGCACGGAGTTCACCGAACTGAGCCACAGCGACGACATCGACGCCGTACTGGCCAGCCTGCGCCCCGACGCGACGCAGACTGCCGATGCGGCACTGCTGGAAAAGATTCATTCCAGCACCTGCTAG
- a CDS encoding potassium channel family protein, giving the protein MRVAIAGAGAVGRSIARELVDSHEVTLLERNPDHIDVDAIPAAQWRLGDACELTVLESVTLQEFDVVIAATGDDKVNVVVSLLAKTEFAVPRVVARVNDPRNEWLFDESWGVDVAVSTPRMLASLVEEAVAVGDLVRLMEFRKGQANLVEITLPDDTPWGGKPVKRLELPRDATLVTILRGPRVIVPEGDEPLEGGDELLFVAVTEVEDRLQELLLNPEAR; this is encoded by the coding sequence ATGAGGGTCGCCATAGCAGGAGCAGGCGCGGTAGGGCGTTCGATCGCCAGGGAACTCGTCGACAGCCACGAGGTCACGCTGCTCGAACGCAACCCCGACCACATCGACGTCGACGCGATTCCCGCGGCCCAATGGCGTCTTGGCGACGCCTGCGAGCTGACCGTGCTGGAGTCGGTGACCCTGCAGGAATTCGACGTCGTGATCGCCGCCACCGGCGACGACAAGGTCAACGTGGTGGTCAGCCTGCTGGCCAAGACCGAGTTCGCCGTGCCGCGGGTGGTTGCCCGCGTCAACGACCCGCGCAACGAGTGGCTGTTCGACGAGAGTTGGGGCGTCGACGTAGCGGTGTCCACACCCCGGATGCTGGCCTCCCTGGTGGAGGAAGCCGTCGCGGTCGGCGATCTGGTGCGGCTGATGGAATTCCGCAAGGGTCAGGCGAACCTGGTGGAGATCACCCTGCCCGACGACACGCCGTGGGGCGGGAAACCCGTCAAGCGTCTCGAGCTGCCGCGCGACGCGACTCTGGTGACGATCCTGCGTGGTCCGCGCGTGATCGTGCCCGAGGGCGACGAGCCGCTGGAAGGCGGCGACGAGCTGCTGTTCGTCGCGGTCACCGAGGTCGAGGATCGACTGCAGGAGCTCCTGCTCAATCCCGAGGCGCGCTGA
- a CDS encoding DUF3093 domain-containing protein, with protein sequence MSDTRATSQTVRYRERLMVPWWWWLPGLGLAALIGLEVNQGVPAIPVWLPYAVLLPVAAVALLMLGSTQLRVVAGEGETELWVGDAHLPVGVISRSTEVPRSAKSAALGRQLDPAAYVVHKAWVGPMVLLVLDDPDDPTPYWLVSSRRPDRVLAALRSS encoded by the coding sequence GTGTCCGACACGCGCGCCACGTCCCAAACCGTCCGCTACCGCGAACGGCTGATGGTGCCGTGGTGGTGGTGGCTGCCCGGCCTGGGATTGGCCGCGCTGATCGGACTCGAGGTCAACCAGGGTGTGCCGGCGATTCCCGTGTGGCTGCCCTACGCCGTATTGCTGCCGGTCGCGGCCGTGGCGCTGTTGATGTTGGGCAGCACGCAACTGCGCGTGGTCGCCGGTGAAGGCGAAACCGAGCTGTGGGTCGGTGACGCACATCTGCCCGTCGGCGTCATCTCCAGGTCCACCGAAGTTCCGCGCAGCGCGAAATCCGCGGCTCTGGGCCGTCAGCTGGACCCGGCCGCCTACGTCGTGCATAAGGCGTGGGTAGGCCCCATGGTTTTGTTGGTTCTCGACGACCCGGATGATCCGACGCCGTATTGGCTGGTGAGCTCCCGCCGCCCCGACCGAGTGCTGGCGGCATTGCGTAGTTCCTGA
- a CDS encoding inositol monophosphatase family protein yields the protein MVENDTPAGRESLTDPVLLRSVAEQLATEAAAFVRARRAEVFGDRNTVSPVRAKSTPTDPVTVVDTETEALLRDRLAVLRPGEPVMGEEQGGTNDGRLTWVLDPIDGTVNFVYGLEAYAVSVGVQQDGASVAGAVANVATGALYSAAVGHGAGLQHGGVTTRLRASAATELSMSLVGTGFSYAAEKRSRQAEILTTVLPAVRDIRRFGSCALDLCMVAAGGLDAYYEDGVHVWDWAAAALIAAEAGATLRLPASDGTPGLIIACAPGISDALAAVLNRAGAV from the coding sequence GTGGTCGAAAACGACACCCCGGCGGGCCGGGAATCCCTGACCGATCCCGTGCTACTGCGCTCGGTGGCCGAGCAGCTGGCCACCGAGGCGGCCGCATTCGTGCGTGCGCGCCGCGCCGAGGTTTTCGGCGATCGGAACACCGTCTCGCCGGTCCGGGCGAAGAGCACCCCGACCGACCCGGTCACCGTTGTCGACACCGAAACCGAGGCGCTCCTGCGCGACAGGCTGGCGGTCCTACGTCCGGGGGAACCCGTGATGGGTGAGGAGCAGGGCGGAACGAACGACGGACGGTTGACGTGGGTGCTCGATCCGATCGACGGCACCGTGAACTTCGTGTACGGCCTCGAGGCATACGCGGTCTCGGTTGGCGTCCAGCAAGACGGAGCATCGGTGGCCGGCGCGGTCGCGAACGTCGCCACCGGCGCGCTGTACTCCGCTGCCGTGGGTCACGGCGCCGGCCTGCAACACGGGGGAGTCACGACGCGGCTTCGGGCCAGTGCCGCCACCGAACTGTCGATGTCGTTGGTAGGCACCGGCTTTTCGTATGCCGCTGAGAAGCGGAGCCGGCAGGCCGAAATCCTCACCACGGTGCTGCCCGCCGTCCGCGATATCCGCCGTTTCGGGTCGTGCGCGCTCGATCTCTGCATGGTGGCGGCCGGCGGTCTGGACGCCTATTACGAAGACGGCGTGCATGTGTGGGACTGGGCCGCGGCCGCATTGATCGCCGCAGAGGCCGGGGCGACACTGCGACTGCCGGCCAGTGACGGCACGCCCGGCCTGATCATCGCGTGCGCACCCGGCATCTCCGACGCGCTTGCGGCTGTGCTGAACCGGGCGGGTGCGGTTTAG
- a CDS encoding MFS transporter, with protein sequence MPTQPDDPSPSRADDSDRSLVAVAVLASFVAFLDGSVVNLALPAIERDFGGGLALQQWVVDGYLLTLGALILVAGAISDQYGRLAVLRTGLMIFAVSSVVCAWAPTGWVLVAARCMQGIGAAFLVPSSLAMINARFSGSAQARAIGTWTAWTGTAFVVGPLLGGVLVDALNWRWIFGVNLVPLAITLYLTTRLHPGEFTALSRSARVDVVGAGLNAVGLTGVVYALIEGQRLGFSHPAVVVALVVGTACLIAFPLWEWRTPDPMMPLHIFAARNFAVGNLTTVFLYAGVSLGMLVIGLFLQETAGLSATEAGLATLPVPVLSFLLARRFGMLAGLHGPRLFMAIGPLIAAIGYLLMSRAAEPFDFWTQMLPGLVVFGLGLTITVSPLTAAILAAVDPAQSGIGSAVNNAVSRISGLIAIAFTGVIIGGTVDFEGFRHGMLVTAGLFMLAAVISAVGIRNDQCDLGRVSPESTAPCYDRATPPPAYPPRSVSAPRD encoded by the coding sequence ATGCCCACTCAGCCTGACGATCCAAGCCCGAGTCGCGCCGACGACAGCGATAGGTCGCTCGTCGCGGTCGCGGTGCTGGCGTCGTTCGTCGCGTTTCTCGACGGGTCGGTGGTCAACCTGGCGCTGCCCGCCATCGAGCGTGATTTCGGCGGCGGCCTGGCGCTGCAGCAGTGGGTGGTGGACGGGTATCTGCTCACCCTCGGCGCGCTGATCCTCGTCGCGGGAGCCATCTCCGACCAGTACGGCCGCCTGGCCGTGTTGCGGACGGGCCTCATGATTTTCGCGGTGTCCTCGGTGGTGTGTGCGTGGGCGCCCACCGGCTGGGTGCTCGTCGCCGCTCGCTGCATGCAGGGCATCGGCGCAGCGTTCCTGGTGCCCAGTTCGCTCGCGATGATCAACGCTCGCTTCTCTGGGTCGGCGCAGGCTCGCGCGATCGGAACCTGGACCGCTTGGACCGGAACGGCTTTTGTGGTCGGCCCACTGCTCGGTGGCGTGTTGGTCGACGCGCTGAACTGGCGGTGGATCTTCGGAGTCAACCTCGTCCCGTTGGCGATCACGCTGTACCTCACGACCAGGTTGCACCCCGGGGAGTTCACCGCACTTAGTCGGTCGGCGCGCGTCGACGTCGTCGGAGCTGGGCTGAACGCGGTCGGACTCACGGGCGTGGTGTACGCCCTGATCGAGGGGCAGCGCTTGGGCTTCTCGCATCCAGCGGTCGTCGTGGCCTTGGTGGTCGGAACCGCCTGCTTGATCGCATTCCCGTTGTGGGAGTGGCGAACACCCGATCCGATGATGCCGCTGCATATCTTCGCCGCCCGCAATTTCGCGGTCGGAAACCTTACGACGGTGTTCCTGTACGCCGGCGTCTCACTCGGCATGCTCGTCATCGGGCTGTTCCTTCAGGAGACCGCAGGCCTGTCGGCGACGGAGGCAGGACTGGCCACTCTGCCGGTCCCGGTGCTGTCGTTTCTGCTCGCGCGCCGGTTCGGCATGCTGGCAGGGCTCCACGGTCCGCGACTGTTCATGGCGATCGGGCCGCTGATCGCGGCGATCGGCTATCTGTTGATGTCCCGGGCGGCCGAGCCGTTCGACTTCTGGACACAGATGCTGCCCGGACTGGTGGTGTTCGGCCTTGGGCTGACGATCACTGTGTCGCCCCTCACCGCGGCGATTCTGGCCGCCGTCGATCCTGCGCAGAGCGGCATCGGCTCGGCGGTCAACAATGCGGTGTCGCGGATCTCGGGGCTGATCGCGATCGCATTCACCGGTGTGATCATCGGCGGCACAGTCGATTTCGAAGGATTTCGGCACGGCATGCTGGTGACGGCGGGACTCTTCATGCTCGCCGCGGTGATCTCGGCGGTGGGTATCCGCAACGACCAGTGCGATCTCGGCCGCGTCTCACCGGAGTCGACGGCTCCGTGCTACGACCGGGCGACCCCGCCGCCGGCATACCCGCCGCGTTCGGTCAGCGCGCCTCGGGATTGA
- a CDS encoding potassium channel family protein: MRVVVMGCGRVGASLSDSLARIGHDVAVIDRDSTAFHRLSPDFPGERVLGMGFDRDVLLRAGIEDAGAFAAVSSGDNSNIISARVARETFSVERVVARIYDAKRAAVYERLGIPTVATVPWTTDRLLNVLTRETETTKWRDPSGNVGVTELALHEEWMGRRLTDLENATGGRVAFLIRFGEGYLPDAKTVVQAGDQVFMAAIAGHIAEALAIAALPPSEDVEAQ; the protein is encoded by the coding sequence GTGCGAGTAGTGGTGATGGGATGCGGCCGCGTCGGCGCTTCGCTGTCCGACAGTCTGGCCCGCATCGGCCATGACGTCGCGGTCATCGATCGGGACAGCACCGCGTTTCACCGACTGTCCCCGGACTTTCCGGGCGAGCGGGTGCTGGGCATGGGATTCGACCGTGACGTGCTGCTGCGGGCCGGTATCGAGGACGCGGGTGCGTTCGCCGCCGTGTCCTCCGGCGACAACTCCAACATCATCTCCGCGCGCGTGGCCCGCGAGACGTTCAGCGTCGAGCGCGTGGTCGCCCGCATCTACGACGCCAAACGCGCCGCCGTCTACGAGCGGCTGGGCATTCCCACGGTCGCCACCGTGCCGTGGACGACCGATCGGCTGCTCAACGTGCTGACCCGCGAAACCGAGACCACCAAGTGGCGCGATCCGTCGGGCAACGTCGGCGTGACCGAGCTGGCGCTGCATGAGGAATGGATGGGCCGACGCCTGACCGACCTCGAGAACGCCACCGGCGGCCGAGTCGCGTTCCTGATCCGCTTCGGCGAGGGCTACCTGCCCGACGCCAAGACCGTCGTCCAGGCGGGCGATCAGGTGTTCATGGCCGCCATCGCCGGACACATCGCCGAGGCGCTGGCCATCGCGGCGCTGCCGCCCAGCGAGGACGTCGAGGCGCAATGA
- a CDS encoding OB-fold nucleic acid binding domain-containing protein, whose protein sequence is MATAEGYLRRLTRRLTEAPEQLDVDELTDEAANTGASKAIDCQRGQEVTMIGTLRSVECNGKGCAGGVKAEMFDGTDTVMLVWLGQRRIPGIESGRTLKVHGRVGKLDNGTKAIYNPHYEIQK, encoded by the coding sequence ATGGCTACGGCCGAAGGGTATCTACGCCGACTGACCCGGCGGCTGACTGAAGCCCCGGAACAGCTCGACGTCGACGAGCTGACTGACGAAGCGGCCAACACCGGCGCCTCCAAAGCCATCGACTGTCAACGCGGCCAGGAAGTCACGATGATCGGCACCCTGCGCAGCGTCGAATGCAACGGCAAGGGCTGCGCGGGAGGTGTCAAAGCCGAGATGTTCGACGGCACCGACACCGTGATGCTGGTCTGGCTCGGCCAGCGCCGGATCCCCGGCATCGAATCGGGTCGCACTCTCAAGGTCCACGGCCGGGTCGGCAAATTGGACAACGGCACCAAGGCGATCTACAACCCGCACTACGAGATCCAAAAGTGA
- the ppgK gene encoding polyphosphate--glucose phosphotransferase, whose product MTANDSAAEAAATGAGQRRGFGIDVGGSGVKGGIVDLDTGLLIGDRFKLETPQPATPEAVSKTVAAVVREFGWTEKVGVTYPGVVTDGIVRTAANVDKGWIGSNASEFYSKALDGQQVTVLNDADAAGLAEERFGAGRDNTGVIVLLTFGTGIGSAVIHNGVLLPNTEFGHLEVGGKEAEHRAASSIKEKKDWSYERWTQEVTKVLVAIENAIWPDLFIAGGGISRKADKWIPLLKNRTPVVAAALQNTAGIVGAAMAAAVDVTATGK is encoded by the coding sequence ATGACAGCCAACGATTCAGCCGCAGAAGCGGCGGCCACCGGCGCGGGCCAACGCCGCGGCTTCGGCATCGATGTCGGCGGAAGCGGCGTCAAGGGCGGCATCGTCGATCTCGATACCGGTCTGCTGATCGGAGACCGCTTCAAGCTCGAGACCCCGCAGCCGGCAACCCCCGAAGCGGTCAGCAAGACCGTCGCCGCGGTGGTCCGCGAGTTCGGTTGGACCGAGAAAGTCGGGGTCACCTATCCGGGCGTCGTGACCGACGGCATCGTGCGCACCGCCGCCAATGTGGACAAGGGCTGGATCGGCAGCAATGCCAGCGAGTTCTACAGCAAGGCACTCGACGGCCAGCAGGTGACCGTGCTCAACGATGCCGACGCAGCCGGGCTGGCCGAAGAAAGGTTTGGCGCGGGCCGGGACAACACGGGCGTCATCGTGCTGCTCACCTTCGGCACCGGCATCGGTTCGGCGGTCATCCACAACGGCGTGCTGCTGCCCAATACCGAGTTCGGTCACCTCGAGGTCGGCGGCAAGGAGGCCGAGCATCGCGCAGCGTCCTCGATCAAGGAAAAGAAGGACTGGAGCTACGAGCGCTGGACCCAAGAGGTGACAAAGGTCCTGGTAGCGATCGAAAACGCGATCTGGCCGGACCTGTTCATCGCCGGCGGCGGCATCAGCCGAAAAGCCGATAAGTGGATTCCGCTGCTGAAGAACCGCACACCGGTGGTGGCCGCTGCTTTGCAGAACACGGCCGGCATCGTCGGCGCGGCGATGGCCGCTGCGGTCGATGTCACAGCTACCGGCAAGTAG
- a CDS encoding DUF3710 domain-containing protein, whose protein sequence is MAFGRQKDVKDSGDEVTSTGDADVEPDGPFDIDDFDDPAVAAEGRLDLGSVLIPLPEAGQVQVELTPQGVPSAVWVVTPNGRFTVAAYAAPKSAGLWREVAGELAESLRKDATQVSIKDGRWGREVVGAAAGAQGAGVVRFIGIDGYRWMIRCVVNGPEENAEALAKQARDALADTVVRRGDTPLPVRTPLPVELPEPMANQLRAAAEQAAAQQAQQAGGQPPEGPTPTARRSEQGSAMQQLRTITGG, encoded by the coding sequence ATGGCATTCGGTAGGCAAAAAGACGTGAAGGACAGTGGCGATGAGGTCACCTCGACGGGCGACGCCGACGTCGAGCCGGACGGACCGTTCGACATCGACGACTTCGACGACCCGGCGGTCGCGGCGGAAGGACGTCTGGACCTGGGCTCGGTGCTGATTCCGCTGCCCGAGGCCGGACAGGTGCAGGTGGAGCTCACCCCGCAGGGTGTGCCCAGTGCGGTGTGGGTCGTCACGCCCAACGGCCGGTTCACCGTCGCTGCCTACGCTGCCCCGAAGTCCGCCGGTCTGTGGCGTGAGGTCGCCGGTGAATTGGCGGAATCGCTGCGCAAGGATGCCACCCAGGTGTCGATCAAGGACGGCCGGTGGGGCCGCGAGGTCGTCGGTGCCGCAGCGGGTGCTCAGGGGGCCGGCGTCGTGCGGTTCATCGGCATCGACGGCTATCGCTGGATGATCCGGTGCGTTGTCAACGGGCCGGAGGAGAACGCCGAGGCGCTGGCGAAGCAGGCGCGAGACGCCCTGGCCGACACGGTGGTTCGCCGCGGCGACACCCCGCTGCCGGTGCGCACCCCGCTGCCCGTCGAGCTGCCCGAACCGATGGCGAACCAGCTGCGCGCAGCCGCCGAACAGGCCGCGGCTCAGCAGGCGCAGCAGGCCGGCGGGCAACCGCCCGAGGGGCCGACGCCGACCGCGCGCCGCAGCGAGCAGGGTTCGGCCATGCAGCAGTTGCGGACCATCACCGGCGGCTAA
- the dut gene encoding dUTP diphosphatase, whose amino-acid sequence MSTTLAVVRLDPDLPMPSRAHEGDAGVDLYSAIDVELGPGQRALVPTGIAVAIPHGMVGLIHPRSGLAARVGLSIVNSPGTVDAGYRGEIKVSLINLDPAEPIVVHRADRIAQLLVQRVELPDLVEVTSFDEAGLADTSRGGGGHGSSGGHASL is encoded by the coding sequence GTGTCCACCACTCTCGCGGTCGTGCGCCTGGACCCCGATCTGCCCATGCCGAGTCGTGCCCATGAGGGCGACGCGGGTGTGGATCTGTACAGCGCCATCGACGTCGAACTGGGTCCCGGTCAGCGTGCGCTCGTGCCGACCGGCATCGCCGTCGCCATCCCCCACGGAATGGTCGGACTGATCCATCCGCGCTCGGGTTTGGCTGCCCGCGTTGGACTTTCGATCGTGAACAGCCCAGGCACCGTCGACGCCGGATACCGCGGCGAGATCAAGGTGTCACTGATCAATCTCGACCCTGCCGAGCCCATCGTCGTACACCGCGCAGACCGGATCGCGCAGCTTTTGGTTCAGCGAGTCGAACTGCCCGACCTGGTCGAGGTGACGTCGTTCGACGAGGCTGGTTTGGCAGATACTTCCCGTGGCGGCGGTGGCCACGGTTCCTCCGGCGGACATGCGAGTTTGTGA
- a CDS encoding DUF4193 domain-containing protein, protein MATDYDAPRRTETDDVSEDSLEELKARRNEAQSAVVDVDESESAESFELPGADLSGEELSVRVIPKQADEFTCSSCFLVHHRSRLASEKNGVMICTDCAA, encoded by the coding sequence ATGGCTACCGATTACGACGCCCCCCGGCGTACCGAAACCGATGACGTTTCGGAAGATTCGCTGGAGGAGCTGAAGGCGCGGCGTAACGAGGCCCAGTCCGCGGTTGTCGACGTCGACGAATCCGAATCCGCCGAATCATTCGAACTGCCTGGTGCCGACCTGTCCGGCGAGGAGTTGTCGGTTCGCGTCATCCCGAAGCAAGCCGACGAGTTCACCTGCTCGAGCTGCTTCTTGGTCCATCACCGCAGTCGGCTCGCCAGCGAGAAGAACGGCGTGATGATCTGCACCGATTGCGCCGCCTGA